In the genome of Salmo trutta chromosome 18, fSalTru1.1, whole genome shotgun sequence, one region contains:
- the LOC115153208 gene encoding galactosylgalactosylxylosylprotein 3-beta-glucuronosyltransferase 2: protein MKSLFYSRFFILLPWVLIVIIMIDIDTKRTPARSPVLGRAGGAQQHDRTRLPRANRSALQVIYAITPTYNRPVQKAELTRLANTFCQVPRFHWIVVEDSSVRTELVARFLSRSGMPYTHLNIFTPRRFKRTGMPRATEQRNTALSWLRSHRSRKDVGVVFFADDDNTYSLELFEEMRSTRGVSVWPVGLVSGRRYERPIVEKGKVVGWYTGWRPDRPFAIDMAGFAVNLQVVLGSPRALFKRRGSQPGMQESDFLKQITKVGDLEPKANNCTRVLVWHTRTEKVNLGNEPKHRQDSIVIEV from the exons ATGAAATCGCTCTTCTACAGCCGCTTCTTCATTCTCCTGCCCTGGGtcctcatcgtcatcatcatgATCGATATTGACACCAAGAGGACACCCGCCCGAAGTCCAGTCCTGGGCCGCGCTGGGGGCGCACAGCAGCATGACAGAACCAGACTTCCTCGGGCCAATCGTTCCGCTCTCCAAGTAATCTACGCCATCACCCCGACCTACAACCGGCCAGTCCAGAAAGCTGAACTTACCCGGCTCGCTAACACCTTCTGCCAGGTTCCTCGCTTCCACTGGATCGTAGTGGAGGACTCGAGCGTGCGCACAGAGCTGGTGGCGCGCTTTCTCTCCCGCTCCGGGATGCCATACACACACTTGAACATCTTTACACCCCGCCGGTTCAAACGGACCGGGATGCCTCGTGCTACTGAGCAGAGGAACACGGCTCTGTCGTGGCTACGGTCGCATCGCTCGCGGAAGGACGTGGGGGTGGTATTCTTCGCAGATGATGACAACACATACAGTCTGGAACTGTTTGAAGAG aTGCGTTCAACACGGGGTGTGTCAGTGTGGCCGGTTGGGCTGGTCAGTGGGCGGCGGTACGAGCGTCCCATAGTGGAGAAAGGCAAAGTGGTGGGCTGGTACACTGGCTGGAGGCCCGACCGTCCCTTCGCCATCGACATGGCAG gTTTTGCAGTAAACCTCCAGGTGGTTCTGGGGAGCCCGCGGGCGCTGTTTAAGCGCAGGGGTTCCCAGCCCGGCATGCAGGAGTCTGACTTCCTGAAGCAGATCACAAAGGTGGGAGACCTGGAGCCGAAAGCCAACAACTGCACAAGG gTGTTGGTGTGGCACACTCGTACAGAGAAGGTGAATCTGGGCAACGAGCCCaaacatcgacaggacagtataGTCATCGAGGTCTAA